GACGGCATTCGCGAACGCTTGCCGCAGCTTGCGCAACTCGGCGTCACCGCGCTCGAATTGCTCGCGGCGCCGCACGCGCGCGACGACAGCCTGCCGTTCGCGCCGATTGCCGCATACGGCGGCGCCGACGCGCTGAAGCGCCTGATCGACGATGCGCACGGCCTCGGCCTCGCGATGCTGCTCGATCTCGACTACGCGCGCTTCGGCTGCGGCAACGACGAGATGCGGCGTTACGCGCAACCGTTCTTCGACACCCGCGACGATCCGCTACAGGCGCCGCCGCTCGCGCTCGATCATCCGCAGGTCTGCGATTTCTTCTGCGACAACGCGCTGTACTGGCTCGAGGAATATCGATGCGACGGATTGCGGATTCGCGAAGCGGACCGCATCGACAGCGCGTGGCTGCGCGAGATCGCCGACCGGGTGCACGCGGCGATGCCGACCGACCGGATCGTGCACCTCGTGCTCGGCAGCGAGCGGCATCCGTCGCATCTCGCCGACACGCATTTCGACGCGCAGTGGAACGGCTGCGGCGAGCGCGCGCTGTCCCGTTTGACGGGGCGCCGCGATCGTGCGCGCGGCGACGGCGTGTCGATGCATCAATCGATTCACGCGCTCGCTCGCGCATTGATCGCGGACGGCGCGGTGTTCCAGCGCGCGCAACCGATGGGCGACGGCGGGATGGCCGACGTCGGCTTGCCGCTGACGTCGCTCGTGCTGTCCGACGGCATCTTGCGCGACGCGCGCGAGGCGGACCTCGCGGCGCTCGCGTTGTCGCTGCTCACGCCGCAGATCCCGCTGATCTTCGATGAAGCCGCGGGCGACACGGCGCGGCGCCATTTCCTGCAATCGGCGCTCGCGGTGCGCGCGAAGCTGATCGCGCCGCGCCTCGTCGACGTGCGGCCGCGCAGCGCCGACATGCTGCACACGACCGATGGCGTCGAAGCCGATGCGCTCGTCGCCGCATGGCGGCTCGGCGACGGCGAGACGCTCAGCATCGCGCTGAACCTGTCGCCGCAATC
The nucleotide sequence above comes from Burkholderia thailandensis E264. Encoded proteins:
- a CDS encoding DUF3459 domain-containing protein translates to MSECPHDPYAQHHSHCLPFGAQPCGAAGATTRTHFRVWAPAHRSAVLALETAGGPLELPMAPAGDGWFETFADCGAHARYRYRLDDALTIPDPASRSQPEGVDGPSEVVDPRAFTWRHTFWRGRPWEEIALYAIQPGAAGGYDGIRERLPQLAQLGVTALELLAAPHARDDSLPFAPIAAYGGADALKRLIDDAHGLGLAMLLDLDYARFGCGNDEMRRYAQPFFDTRDDPLQAPPLALDHPQVCDFFCDNALYWLEEYRCDGLRIREADRIDSAWLREIADRVHAAMPTDRIVHLVLGSERHPSHLADTHFDAQWNGCGERALSRLTGRRDRARGDGVSMHQSIHALARALIADGAVFQRAQPMGDGGMADVGLPLTSLVLSDGILRDAREADLAALALSLLTPQIPLIFDEAAGDTARRHFLQSALAVRAKLIAPRLVDVRPRSADMLHTTDGVEADALVAAWRLGDGETLSIALNLSPQSLPFYGVPDGTIVFETPARARDRVDAGELPPYALVAWLTGDVNQYALTHDVRRYADLAPHPLGGV